In a genomic window of Brassica rapa cultivar Chiifu-401-42 chromosome A10, CAAS_Brap_v3.01, whole genome shotgun sequence:
- the LOC103845075 gene encoding uncharacterized protein At5g39865-like, with amino-acid sequence MWRPWRKSSVKIHDTYSPTATSTASSFSFKDIHHLCTDDSSSLPSSPYNSSSPSRNRVSRVFHRVCASNLILRSWPTRPSNQLLRRNPQSKAEPDVERISLPGAESSIVVYFTSLRVVRTTFEECRAVTAILRSFPVRIDERDLSMDASFAAELERIFDGDKKDLQSKTKLPRVFIGGRYVGGAEEVKQLHEIGELKKLVQELPRTEPRVCEMCGGHRFVPCNVCHGSHKVHTEKLVGFRTCSTCNENGLVRCSSCFFVSASHA; translated from the coding sequence ATGTGGCGGCCGTGGCGCAAATCGTCGGTTAAGATTCACGACACCTACTCTCCCACCGCCACCTCCACCGCCTCCTCCTTCTCTTTCAAAGACATTCACCACCTCTGCACCGACGATTCCTCTTCCTTACCTTCTTCTCCTTACAATTCTTCTTCTCCCTCACGTAACCGCGTCTCCCGAGTTTTCCACCGAGTATGCGCGTCCAACTTGATCCTCCGATCCTGGCCAACTCGTCCGTCTAACCAGCTCCTCCGCCGCAACCCGCAATCCAAAGCCGAGCCAGATGTCGAACGGATTTCTCTCCCTGGCGCCGAGAGCAGCATCGTCGTCTACTTCACCAGCCTCCGCGTGGTTCGTACTACGTTCGAAGAATGCCGAGCCGTCACAGCGATCCTCCGTAGCTTCCCCGTGAGAATCGACGAGCGAGATCTCTCGATGGACGCGTCATTCGCGGCGGAGCTGGAGCGGATCTTCGATGGCGACAAGAAGGATCTCCAGAGCAAGACGAAGCTGCCGCGCGTGTTTATCGGCGGACGGTACGTCGGAGGAGCGGAGGAGGTGAAACAGCTTCATGAAATCGGAGAGCTGAAGAAGCTCGTGCAAGAGTTGCCGAGGACGGAGCCACGTGTGTGTGAGATGTGCGGCGGTCACAGGTTCGTGCCGTGCAACGTGTGTCACGGTAGCCATAAGGTGCACACGGAGAAGCTAGTAGGGTTCAGAACATGCTCGACTTGCAATGAGAACGGGCTCGTTAGGTGTTCCTCTTGTTTCTTCGTTTCCGCATCTCACGCCTAA
- the LOC103845076 gene encoding E3 ubiquitin-protein ligase SIRP1, protein MEETMAARYWCHMCSQMVNPVTESEIKCPFCQSGFIEEMSSNGNGSGVQDPGTDRAMSLWAPVLLGMMSTPRRPRRFRRAELEFDEEEEEEDNDNDVYRHHLARRHGGEIDLDREFESLLRRRRRSSGNNILQLLQGIRAGIASEYDTSDDRESNRVIMINPLNQSLVVQGQQAQSSHHPALTSLGDYFIGPGLDLLLQHLAENDPNRQGTPPARKEVVDALPTVKITDPLLQCSVCLDEFEKGVEEEAKEMPCKHKFHVKCIVPWLELHSSCPVCRFELPSADGDGSKVESERPTRTRTTVPESSNGNVIENVEGNGREDDARSGNGRRFSFSWPFSGFFSSSSSSSGSSR, encoded by the coding sequence ATGGAGGAAACAATGGCAGCTAGGTATTGGTGTCACATGTGTTCACAAATGGTGAATCCAGTAACGGAATCTGAGATCAAATGTCCCTTTTGCCAAAGCGGATTCATCGAAGAAATGAGCAGTAATGGTAATGGAAGTGGCGTTCAAGACCCGGGAACAGACCGTGCTATGTCTCTATGGGCACCAGTCTTGCTTGGAATGATGAGTACTCCTCGGAGACCAAGAAGGTTTAGGAGAGCAGAGTTAGAgtttgatgaagaagaagaagaagaagacaatgaTAATGATGTCTACCGTCATCATCTAGCTAGACGACACGGTGGAGAGATTGATCTGGACAGAGAGTTTGAATCTCTCTTAaggagaagacgaagaagctcaGGGAATAATATATTACAGTTGCTTCAAGGGATACGCGCAGGGATTGCTTCTGAGTACGACACATCTGATGATCGAGAGAGCAATAGAGTTATAATGATCAATCCCCTGAACCAGTCCCTCGTCGTTCAAGGACAACAAGCGCAGAGTAGCCATCATCCTGCTTTGACTTCGCTTGGAGATTACTTCATCGGACCTGGTCTAGATCTTTTGCTTCAGCATTTAGCTGAGAATGATCCTAACAGGCAAGGGACTCCACCTGCTCGCAAAGAAGTCGTCGATGCTTTGCCTACGGTTAAGATAACTGACCCGTTGCTGCAGTGTTCGGTTTGTTTGGATGAGTTTGAAAAAGGAGTGGAGGAAGAAGCTAAAGAGATGCCCTGTAAGCATAAGTTTCACGTTAAGTGTATTGTTCCGTGGCTTGAGCTTCATAGCTCTTGTCCCGTGTGTCGGTTCGAGCTTCCTTCTGCGGATGGTGATGGAAGTAAGGTTGAATCGGAGAGACCAACGAGGACAAGAACTACTGTTCCGGAGAGTAGTAACGGAAACGTTATTGAGAATGTGGAAGGGAATGGAAGAGAGGATGATGCGAGGAGTGGTAATGGAAGAAGGTTTTCGTTTTCATGGCCATTTAGTggattcttctcttcttcttcatcatcctctGGATCTTCTCGCTGA
- the LOC103845077 gene encoding probable pyruvate kinase, cytosolic isozyme, whose protein sequence is MAMIEQKPKTKIVCTLGPASRSVEMVEKLLKAGMNVARFNFSHGSHEYHQETLDNLRQAMLNTGILCAVMLDTKGPEIRTGFLKDGKPIQLKQGQEITISTDYDLQGDENTICMSYKKLAVDVNPGMVILCADGTISLLVLSCDTENGTVRCRCENSAMLGERKNVNLPGVVVDLPTLTEKDKEDIMKWGVPNQIDMIALSFVRKGSDLVQVRKLLGKHAKNILLMSKVENQEGVANFDDILVNSDAFMIARGDLGMEIPIEKIFLAQKVMIYKCNIQGKPVVTATQMLESMIKSPRPTRAEATDVANAVLDGTDCVMLSGETAAGAYPELAVRTMAKICVEAESTLDYGDVFKRIMKYSPVPMSPLESLASSAVRTANSARATLIMVLTRGGSTARLVAKYRPGMPILSVVVPEIKTDLFDWYCSDESPARHSLIFRGLIPVLYAGSARASHDESTEEAIEFATQQGKEKELCKTGDSVVALLRVGNASLIKILTVK, encoded by the exons ATGGCGATGATAGAGCAAAAGCCGAAGACGAAGATCGTGTGTACTCTCGGTCCAGCTTCGAGATCCGTTGAGATGGTGGAGAAGCTTCTGAAGGCGGGCATGAACGTGGCTAGGTTTAACTTTTCTCACGGATCTCATGAGTACCACCAAGAGACTCTCGATAACCTCCGCCAAGCTATGCTCAACACTGGCATCCTTTGCGCCGTCATGCTCGATACCAAG GGTCCTGAAATCCGAACCGGGTTCTTGAAAGATGGGAAACCAATACAGTTGAAACAAGGCCAAGAGATCACCATTTCGACCGACTATGACTTGCAGGGTGACGAGAACACGATCTGCATGAGTTACAAGAAGCTGGCTGTAGATGTGAACCCAGGGATGGTCATTCTCTGTGCCGATGGTACTATTTCCTTACTCGTCCTCTCTTGTGACACAGAGAATGGTACCGTCCGTTGCCGCTGCGAGAACTCCGCCATGCTCGGTGAGAGGAAGAATGTCAACCTCCCTGGTGTTGTCGTGGATCTCCCTACTCTCACCGAGAAAGACAAAGAAGACATCATGAAGTGGGGAGTCCCTAATCAGATCGACATGATTGCTCTGTCTTTTGTTAGAAAAGGTTCAGACTTGGTGCAGGTCAGGAAACTACTTGGAAAACACGCCAAGAACATTCTTCTCATGtcaaag GTGGAGAACCAAGAAGGTGTGGCGAACTTCGATGACATTCTTGTCAACTCCGACGCCTTCATGATTGCAAGAGGAGATCTCGGCATGGAGATCCCGATCGAGAAGATCTTCTTAGCTCAGAAAGTGATGATCTACAAATGCAACATCCAGGGGAAACCTGTGGTCACAGCGACACAGATGCTCGAGTCCATGATCAAATCCCCTCGTCCCACAAGAGCTGAAGCAACTGACGTAGCAAACGCTGTCCTCGACGGCACGGACTGCGTCATGCTCAGCGGCGAAACCGCAGCTGGAGCGTACCCTGAGCTAGCTGTGCGTACCATGGCTAAGATCTGCGTGGAAGCCGAGAGCACGCTTGACTACGGAGACGTCTTCAAGAGGATCATGAAGTACTCTCCGGTTCCGATGAGCCCGCTTGAGTCACTCGCGTCCTCTGCTGTCAGAACCGCTAACTCGGCTAGAGCCACTCTCATCATGGTCCTAACCAGGGGAGGAAGCACGGCGAGGCTTGTGGCTAAGTACAGACCAGGGATGCCGATTTTGTCTGTCGTGGTTCCGGAGATCAAAACCGACTTGTTCGACTGGTATTGCAGCGACGAGTCACCCGCGAGGCATAGTCTTATCTTCCGCGGTTTGATCCCTGTGCTGTACGCAGGGTCGGCAAGAGCCTCGCACGATGAATCAACAGAAGAAGCTATTGAGTTTGCGACTCAGCAGGGGAAAGAGAAAGAGCTGTGTAAGACTGGAGACTCCGTTGTTGCTCTACTCCGAGTTGGGAACGCTTCCCTAATCAAGATCTTGACCGTTAAGTGA